The region TTGTCTCCAAATTGATACATTTTTAGAAATAAGTTTGGATACCCAATTTCGAATACCAAAAGTTCTCATAATATCAAATATTTCATTCAGTTACATTCTTGAGTGGAGAACGGATAAGTCCCTCACCGTGATCACAGCAAAAACTGAAATCTCATACCCCGTATAATTATTACACTCAACTCAGATCTTGTCTGATAATGGGAGATTGTCATTGCAGACCCCTGGCCTTTTTACTGGGATTACCTTTTGCATTCTTGTCCCTGATCCTATCTCTAATCGGTGTTATTGTCTGGATCATAGGGTAAGCAACacataattattattaattataaaaaattaggaTGGCACTTGATTCGAATTATAGTAGTGTTTTTGTATCTAACTGTTAAACGGGGGCATTGGCATGCAGATCTGTTCTGAGTTGTCTGTGCCCCTGCTGTTTCTGCTGTGCATGGCTTCTAGATACGGCTGTGGATCTTATTAAGCTTCCCATCAATATAATCAAATGGTTCATCGACTTGATTCCTTGTTAATGTTGTTTCACATTGAATGATTACGTTACATGTATGTTCCTCATGCATTATACTTTAGCAATTGGCGATAATTTGTAGTTATATGTTTTTACAACagtaaatatagataattatatACAATGATAAGCTTCTATATTTGCCCCAAGGTCATCCTGTCCCACTAACTTGACATAAATCACCCACTTGTCCAAGTTAATAGAATTAGAGGTCCTTGTAGTATCAATGTTCCAAGTTTAACAAACGATGCTCCTGTTAAAACTTGGACACTTTATCTAACATGTTTTACAATTAATTTTTTCTTGCAGTAACTATGCAATATGCAGAAAGTTCATCCGACCATCATAGATTACACATTTTAAGCAAAAAACTGCATCGGTTGTACATGGCTACCCCTACCTACTATAGTTGTCGGTGTTTCTTATTCACTGTATTCTGAGGCCGATTCAGTAATGTCATCAGTGTTTCCTGTTTGTTTTCTGTTTATATCCTCCATGTTTTCATCTTCGTCAGAGTAAACGTTAAAATATCTCTGAACATCTTCCTGTTCATCTTCCACAAgatcatccatatcatcatcgTTGTCGGCCTCTTCCTCTTCAGCACGATCATCATAATCTTCATCACCATGAACCTCATACTCTAATTCCCTGCTATTATACATGCTAGGATAGTTGTCCACCATTATATTATCATACTCCCCTGAGGTGAGCATGAGTCCATTCTCATCGTTATCCTCAAGTCGAAAATCTGAATTGCTAGATTTATCAGGACTGGAAGCTGCCAACGTTGGTTCTGAATTCCACTTCAGAATAGAACTCGCTGGAGTTCTATCTAAACTAATATCTTTAGTTTTATCTCTATTACCAGAAACCCCTGTTGATTTGTTTATAGCCTTGTTCTTATTTTTAGCAGAGCGACTACCAACAGACCATTGACCCCTTTTACGCCCTCCTCGGCCACGGGTTTTTCCACTCTTCCATCCTTTTAACTGCTTGAATCCATCTGCATTAGTTGTATTTTTTGGTCCAGCTTCTAGGCTTGCCTTTTTCTGATATCTGCTACCATAACTGTGCCCGAGACCTCCTGCCCGCCCGCGTCCTTGTCCTGAGCTTCTGAACCCGCTTGTTTTAAAACATGCTTCTTGCTGCAGAGAACCAGCATCATGTGAAGCTTCTGCCACTATTTCCTCAGAAATATATTTTTCTACAACAGCAAAGCTTGATGGAACAGTCTGTACATATTGAAAAATTAGCGGCTCTCAATCATATATTTGAGTAGGAAAAAAATGTTATGAAAAAGAACAAGAAATGAAGAAGGACAAGAAAAACTGCCAATATGCCAATTGATTGTTCTCTCGTTCTAGAAACATCTAAACTTCTGAGAAAGCATACATACACAAGACTTGCAACTATTACTTGCATTTAAAAGAACTATCATAATCCAACCACTCTGATTATTATATAAGTTTCATGTAGAAATTGTGATTTTTCAAAATCTTCATATTGTTAAAGACTGAAAGACTACATATGTTCCCTCCGTCCCCTTTTGTTTAACCCGCTTCTTTTTGCATGCATTTTAAGAGCATGGAAAAGGTACTTATAAgtactattttttttaaaaaaaaatgttttGCATAAAAGTATCAACTTTATATTTTTATACAAATTCAAACGTACCTTTTCCAAAGCCATTAAAATGCGTGAAAAAGTCAAAGGGCAAACCTTTTTGGGATGGAGGTAGTATGTTAGTACCGCTCTCTCAAGTTTTAAGGCCTTCTTGGGGTCTCGGAAAGCCACTATTAAGATCTTATATTTTTTTAACACTCACCCAGCTTAAAAACTCATTTTGAAATTAGAGAGTAGAACCCTATGAGTTCATGAACATTACCTTGGTGTCTAAATTATGGTTTTTTCTGCGATTTAACAAAGTATATGAGAATATGGGGGAAAGTATTAGAGAAAACAAGGGTATCAGGACTCAAACACATGACCAATCAGTATACCTGCGCCACTAATTGGATCTTCTATCTCTTTTAACAACATAATACCAAACATTAAAGTCTGATACAAGAGGAATACTAGTACAACAAAATTCACCATCAGGAAACCTCCATGTGCTACCCACCCATGCCCAATTTAACATAACATAACACTTATCAAGAATTCCATCCATCTAAGATAAGTCAACGATGCATAAAAATATAATATGCAACTGTATAAATTATTTAAAAGTCAAAAGATGGACGTCAATGTATGTATTCCTTATTTCTGTTGAGACGTCAAAATATGGACACAGAATAGTTACATTTGCCCACCACTAAGAAAATTTGCAAAACGGAATACATACCATTAACTCTGAGTACCCTTTCTCCTTCTCGGAATCCTCTTTCTGGCTCAATAGATAACAAATAGAGGAATCAAGTTCCATGAGCCTTAGTGCTATTGAAGATGTTGTTCGAGGTAACCATGGGAGCACAGGAACCACTTCAGAAGTAAGGGTACCATGAGTTTTGGACCCAGTTGAGTCAATAGAAACTAACAATTCACTAGTAGTTTCATAATCTGATAACAGAAAGTCTCTCTTTATGCCACCCTCTAACCAAGTCAGAATCTGAAAAAGAAAGTTTGGTATCAGAAATTAGAAATCAGAAATTAGAAATCAGAAATCGGATATTTAAAATGGAATAAACCCTCAGTTACAATGAAGGCAAATGACTAGGAGAGTATAAATGATTTAATATAATCGCCTAAAAATATTCATTTTTAACCATTCTACTAGGAACTAAGAATATCTACAGGCACAGTGTTTTCTTCAAACTTTAAAGAACTCGCATTAGGCAACAAGAGAATGAAAGAGTGAGCGGTCGCTGCTCAAACATTCACTTTGATACTAATATATGGACCCCTGGGACCTTGACCCAATCTACACCTCAAAATCCTACTCTTTTTCCGTTCTAAATGGAAAACAATAATAATCTTAACTGAAGAAATTTTTGAGGGTCATACCCAGTGCATTCGAAAACCCCAACTGGatcttatattatatattaaGACCACACTCAAGGGCCCATTTTTGGTTCGAAGAATGGATCACATGCACCCGTCTTTTAATTTGCCTACGTGAAGCATTGATATGAAGTACAGTAAGGGATAAGAAAATAAACAACTAAGAAAAATCTAACAAAAACAATAATATTGTATATAAGAAACTACAATTTTCTTTTTTTGCATATCATAAGAAACTACAACTGATACAATCGTAAGATTGATTTTTTAAATGGAAATATATAAAAGTATAACTTTTGATTTGCAGTTAAAAGATGATCAATTTGACAAGAAAACTCAAGACCCGTCATTTGTTGTGAGGGTAGAAGTGATAACAACCACGCATTATGTTTTCGGAATAGTTATAGAGAACTGGCCTGGAGAAGTTCTTCAGCTGATGTTGCAGTTTGCAGCTTCATACCCCATGATTTTCTTGAGTCATCTGACCAAACAGACTGAAGAGCTTCATTTGGAATTGAAACCTATTAAGCCAACAGATTTCGACAATAAAGTTATTATAGTGGATAATAAGATCTTAATGCTGTGCCACCCTTTTAAAAGTTTATTCTGCTTTTTTTAAGACTTCATATAGCTTAAACTGTATATTACACAATATATGTTTATTTAAGTAGTTAATTAGAAATCTGGATCCCAATTTGAATTCTAACATGAAATCAGCATTTATACCTCAATTGATGATAACTGCGCAAGAAGTAATCTTAATCTCACTTCAAGGGATGAATTTGTTATTTGAGCTTCTCCGCTCACTTTCTCTTTGCAATCAACGTTTTCAGAAATATTTGAATCTCCAGCATTAATTTTAGAGGTATATTGACAAGGGCAGCACTCTTCAAATGTAAATAAAGATCGACACAAGTCACAAACACTAAACACTGGTTTGCCTCTTGCTTTCCCGTGTTTGATGGCACGCAATATTGATGGATTATAACATTCTTTCCACATCCACTTCTCAAATTCTTGGTATCGCTTCAGGGCATCCTTTCTCTCTTTTTCATTACTCCCCACTTCAATCTTAAAAGATGATGATAATTCGGGCATGTCCGGGTTCGATACACAGATACCGCTGTTAGGACTGTCGACAGTACATGACTTGTAATCAGAATTCACTTCTGTAACCTTTGTTTCAACAGATTCTTCAATTTTTTGCCAGGAAACACAGCATAAGTTCTTCCTGACAGTTTTCTTGAAAGACATTTCAATCATTTGCAACATCGAGAACAGGTGAGACTCTCTTAGACCACGAACATCCAAAGAAGCCAACAGTGCATCAAAATCCTGTATGCATTAAGAAATACAAAGGTGAGTCCATGATGATTAACCTAGTATGAGAAAAAAACAACATTCATTATTTCAAGATATTGTGATATTTTACAAGTAACAAGAACATATATCAAAAAAGTGCAATCTTTCAGGGGAAATGACTGAAGTAAAGAAATACTCGTGCATCAGCACACGAGACAGTAAGAAACAATGATTGCAACCGAATGAAACATATATTGTCCCTACCTGACTAAAAAGAACAAAACAAGTTCAAAAGAAAACTCAATATTTCAGCCTAAACGAGTTATTTCGGTTAATGAACATGCTTGTTAATGAGCTTAGATGTTATCAAACCCTACTGCCCACGGAAAGCCAAAGGTCTAGAGGAGGTACTCCAATTACAACTCCAAGAATGTATGGAACTCTTTCCATTTGGGTTTGAGGCTGGGTCTTATGCTCACTCGACTGACTTAAAAGTTAGATGACACAAGTATTTACAGAGCGTGCAAGGAAAAATAAAGTTAGGCACAAATTTACTCTCTTACTGGCTACAGGAACTCATATTAAAAGGTGCTATATGTACTTAACTAGAAAATGGTTATTCTATATCTATCTAAAAACCCATAAGTTCTTGTTACCTTTTCGGAATCGATAATCCTCCAACAGTCATCGCACAACTGTACAAAGATCCTACCTGTCCCAGGATCATTTGGAGAAGCAGACGTGATAAACTGCCAGTAACGGTTACGTCTGCGGTCTTGCCCAAGAGGCAAAGACCTGTATACATACATCTCCTCTGCCTTATGTAGGATCATAGCCTTTAAACGCGACCTTGACTTTTCTGCAGCATACACAGCTTGCTGAAGTGGATAATTGTCGGTGCCAGCTGGCAACTCTTGCACTGACAAACATCTTTCAGCAGGCAGACTAGTTGAATTGATGTAAAGATCACCCAAGTGTTCATGCTTGACCTCGGAATGTAAGGATGAGAAATCACTGTTACCATCAATAACAGATGAACTTTGCCTTCCAACTCCAACCGAACTGGAGATGGTTTGTTCACCCTTGCTACAAATAATAGATGAATATGGAATCTTCATGACATAGTCCTCCTTCATGCGACGCTTATCAATTTGAGAATCAGCCCACGTTTGTTTCTTCAGTGTATTTGCTGCTTCCATGCGATCCTGTAAAGCTCTCAGTTCTCAGAcctcaaataaataaataaataaataaattcagtTTATAAACCCATTGCAACAACAGATACAGCAGTACCTCTAGGACGATGCGAATTGAATTTCCTTCATTTGCCACACCTATCAAGGCAACAAGGGCATTAAGACGCTCCTCAACACTCAAATCAGAGTACTCTCCTTCCACAAGCCCTTGAACCCATGGTTCACCAGACTGACTCTCATCAATCACAGTGTCTTCCTGATAAGGACCTATTTCTGCACTGTGAATCACAGCAGTATCAACAGATCTGTCAAGAGAACTGCCAATACATTTTGCATCATTCAAGTCATTAGATTGCAATGATGTCATCCCAACATTTTCAACATGATGGTGTGAAGGTTCTGAAGCCTCCTGAAATATCTCTTCTTCGTTCGCAGATTTAATTTCCAACTGTAAATCGGTCGGATTGCAAGTAGAAATATCTTTGTTTGGCTTTAATTTAATACCTACATCCTCAACTTCCAGCTCTTCGGCAATATCGCTTTCAGAATCATCATCTCTGTCTGCTTCATCTTTATCAACATCCTCAACTTCTTCTCCTTCTAAAATTCCGTTCTTATATACCTGAATTTTTTCCCTGGCTGCAGTAAGTAATGCCTCGCCGTCAGCAGGGTCCTTTCTGTAAGGGGCACGTACACAATACGTTGATGGAGCTACTCTCTCAAAAAGCTTTGAATCCCTTGACAGGGCAGCAGCAATTGATGCTTCCGGTGTCTTGCTTGTTGTGAGATCTCGGAGACCAGAAGTCTATCATAGGAATTACACTTATATATTTAAAAACATGCACTATAAAGTTAAACACTTCGTCATGATCACCTATGTAAATCGTGTCAACTTACTTGAATCTTGTCTGCAACTTCTAATATAGTAAGACCTCGGCCACCCTCTAGCGAAAGAACATGAAATGCAGCATACTTTACTGTACCGGGCGTCAACCGATGCCTAGATCTCCGTGGATTAGAAAATCCCCGTTCATGCATAATGGCAAGAGCTTTTTTAGCAGCAGATCCATTGCgtaatttcagaatgacatccTCACCATCATTACCCTGCACTTAAAATTGGGAAAATTTACTGCCTCTTATAAAAGCTTTGTGAAGCTACAGATATGAACAAGGCTTCCTGATAGTTTGCATCACCAAGAAATTATTCTATTATATATAACCAAATCATATGTTTAAATAAGAAAGTGATAAATTAATGATATTTCAATCAGCATGATCCAGCTAAATAAATCCAACCAAGGAAAAAAATTAATTACTTGAAACAGTGTCTAAAATGATTTGCATGTGTGCCTTTATGAACCTCTAGTATATCACATACAACAAAGACAAACTAATTTAATGATAACAAGAAAGAGAGATTACCCATCTTCTATCATGGGTAGACGTAAATACACAACAATATATAATAGACATCACACCTCAATTTCGTCACGAAGATATGCTTGTTCAGCACTCCTTTTCTTCAATTTTGGCCCAAAGCCTGCAGCAAGAGCAAATTGACGCAATATTTCTGGCCAAGTTATCGGATTTAAATGTCGCTGCCAGCTGCGGATATCAAAACCCCAGGCATATGCCTGATGCAAAATACATTAATACTTCAACAAA is a window of Apium graveolens cultivar Ventura chromosome 11, ASM990537v1, whole genome shotgun sequence DNA encoding:
- the LOC141697396 gene encoding homeobox-DDT domain protein RLT2 isoform X1, with the translated sequence MEEGKEDVDKGVEGEGKVKRKMKTASQLELLENTYAMETYPSEALRAELSVKLGLSDRQLQMWFCHRRLKDRKPTPPKRPRKDSSPVAGLGSSVGVGFGDEIRGFSQVGNDFPSGSVSGSSSFSHIDLQKRMNVPKIGADMLEMKRYYEPPQALSELRAIGFVEAQLGEPLREDGPILGLEFDPLPPGAFGTPIAVTSGKQKSAGRHFEVKLYERLNAKPIKASARAFHEYQFLPEKPCVRSDTHERPVSSNYHNSPAHLPSTHILSANLRLVGHGNEQSPSAYGFQVPLPNLSLLPQQGRQGHLLASTSTDHDTSPIKHSFPVIGGDAHPVSHPISGFESSFVPSERCVSLDDDILRIEKKRKFDEARIAREVEAHEKRIRKELEKQDILMRKREEQMRKEMERQDREKRKEEERLLREKQREEERFQREQRRELERREKFLQKESIRAEKLRIKEEMRREKEAARLKLANERATARKIAKESMELIDDERVELMDIAASRKGLPSILSLDSDTLQNLELFRDLLIEFPPKSVCLKRPFAVQPWTHSDKNVGSLFMVWRFLVTFADVLGIWPFTIDEFVQAFHDYDSRLLGEIHVALLKCIIKDIEDVARTPSIGLGTNQNSAANPGGGHPQIVEGAYAWGFDIRSWQRHLNPITWPEILRQFALAAGFGPKLKKRSAEQAYLRDEIEGNDGEDVILKLRNGSAAKKALAIMHERGFSNPRRSRHRLTPGTVKYAAFHVLSLEGGRGLTILEVADKIQTSGLRDLTTSKTPEASIAAALSRDSKLFERVAPSTYCVRAPYRKDPADGEALLTAAREKIQVYKNGILEGEEVEDVDKDEADRDDDSESDIAEELEVEDVGIKLKPNKDISTCNPTDLQLEIKSANEEEIFQEASEPSHHHVENVGMTSLQSNDLNDAKCIGSSLDRSVDTAVIHSAEIGPYQEDTVIDESQSGEPWVQGLVEGEYSDLSVEERLNALVALIGVANEGNSIRIVLEDRMEAANTLKKQTWADSQIDKRRMKEDYVMKIPYSSIICSKGEQTISSSVGVGRQSSSVIDGNSDFSSLHSEVKHEHLGDLYINSTSLPAERCLSVQELPAGTDNYPLQQAVYAAEKSRSRLKAMILHKAEEMYVYRSLPLGQDRRRNRYWQFITSASPNDPGTGRIFVQLCDDCWRIIDSEKDFDALLASLDVRGLRESHLFSMLQMIEMSFKKTVRKNLCCVSWQKIEESVETKVTEVNSDYKSCTVDSPNSGICVSNPDMPELSSSFKIEVGSNEKERKDALKRYQEFEKWMWKECYNPSILRAIKHGKARGKPVFSVCDLCRSLFTFEECCPCQYTSKINAGDSNISENVDCKEKVSGEAQITNSSLEVRLRLLLAQLSSIEVSIPNEALQSVWSDDSRKSWGMKLQTATSAEELLQILTWLEGGIKRDFLLSDYETTSELLVSIDSTGSKTHGTLTSEVVPVLPWLPRTTSSIALRLMELDSSICYLLSQKEDSEKEKGYSELMTVPSSFAVVEKYISEEIVAEASHDAGSLQQEACFKTSGFRSSGQGRGRAGGLGHSYGSRYQKKASLEAGPKNTTNADGFKQLKGWKSGKTRGRGGRKRGQWSVGSRSAKNKNKAINKSTGVSGNRDKTKDISLDRTPASSILKWNSEPTLAASSPDKSSNSDFRLEDNDENGLMLTSGEYDNIMVDNYPSMYNSRELEYEVHGDEDYDDRAEEEEADNDDDMDDLVEDEQEDVQRYFNVYSDEDENMEDINRKQTGNTDDITESASEYSE
- the LOC141697399 gene encoding signaling peptide TAXIMIN 2-like: MGDCHCRPLAFLLGLPFAFLSLILSLIGVIVWIIGSVLSCLCPCCFCCAWLLDTAVDLIKLPINIIKWFIDLIPC
- the LOC141697396 gene encoding homeobox-DDT domain protein RLT2 isoform X2, with product MEEGKEDVDKGVEGEGKVKRKMKTASQLELLENTYAMETYPSEALRAELSVKLGLSDRQLQMWFCHRRLKDRKPTPPKRPRKDSSPVAGLGSSVGVGFGDEIRGFSQVGNDFPSGSVSGSSSFSHIDLQKRMNVPKIGADMLEMKRYYEPPQALSELRAIGFVEAQLGEPLREDGPILGLEFDPLPPGAFGTPIVTSGKQKSAGRHFEVKLYERLNAKPIKASARAFHEYQFLPEKPCVRSDTHERPVSSNYHNSPAHLPSTHILSANLRLVGHGNEQSPSAYGFQVPLPNLSLLPQQGRQGHLLASTSTDHDTSPIKHSFPVIGGDAHPVSHPISGFESSFVPSERCVSLDDDILRIEKKRKFDEARIAREVEAHEKRIRKELEKQDILMRKREEQMRKEMERQDREKRKEEERLLREKQREEERFQREQRRELERREKFLQKESIRAEKLRIKEEMRREKEAARLKLANERATARKIAKESMELIDDERVELMDIAASRKGLPSILSLDSDTLQNLELFRDLLIEFPPKSVCLKRPFAVQPWTHSDKNVGSLFMVWRFLVTFADVLGIWPFTIDEFVQAFHDYDSRLLGEIHVALLKCIIKDIEDVARTPSIGLGTNQNSAANPGGGHPQIVEGAYAWGFDIRSWQRHLNPITWPEILRQFALAAGFGPKLKKRSAEQAYLRDEIEGNDGEDVILKLRNGSAAKKALAIMHERGFSNPRRSRHRLTPGTVKYAAFHVLSLEGGRGLTILEVADKIQTSGLRDLTTSKTPEASIAAALSRDSKLFERVAPSTYCVRAPYRKDPADGEALLTAAREKIQVYKNGILEGEEVEDVDKDEADRDDDSESDIAEELEVEDVGIKLKPNKDISTCNPTDLQLEIKSANEEEIFQEASEPSHHHVENVGMTSLQSNDLNDAKCIGSSLDRSVDTAVIHSAEIGPYQEDTVIDESQSGEPWVQGLVEGEYSDLSVEERLNALVALIGVANEGNSIRIVLEDRMEAANTLKKQTWADSQIDKRRMKEDYVMKIPYSSIICSKGEQTISSSVGVGRQSSSVIDGNSDFSSLHSEVKHEHLGDLYINSTSLPAERCLSVQELPAGTDNYPLQQAVYAAEKSRSRLKAMILHKAEEMYVYRSLPLGQDRRRNRYWQFITSASPNDPGTGRIFVQLCDDCWRIIDSEKDFDALLASLDVRGLRESHLFSMLQMIEMSFKKTVRKNLCCVSWQKIEESVETKVTEVNSDYKSCTVDSPNSGICVSNPDMPELSSSFKIEVGSNEKERKDALKRYQEFEKWMWKECYNPSILRAIKHGKARGKPVFSVCDLCRSLFTFEECCPCQYTSKINAGDSNISENVDCKEKVSGEAQITNSSLEVRLRLLLAQLSSIEVSIPNEALQSVWSDDSRKSWGMKLQTATSAEELLQILTWLEGGIKRDFLLSDYETTSELLVSIDSTGSKTHGTLTSEVVPVLPWLPRTTSSIALRLMELDSSICYLLSQKEDSEKEKGYSELMTVPSSFAVVEKYISEEIVAEASHDAGSLQQEACFKTSGFRSSGQGRGRAGGLGHSYGSRYQKKASLEAGPKNTTNADGFKQLKGWKSGKTRGRGGRKRGQWSVGSRSAKNKNKAINKSTGVSGNRDKTKDISLDRTPASSILKWNSEPTLAASSPDKSSNSDFRLEDNDENGLMLTSGEYDNIMVDNYPSMYNSRELEYEVHGDEDYDDRAEEEEADNDDDMDDLVEDEQEDVQRYFNVYSDEDENMEDINRKQTGNTDDITESASEYSE